From Candidatus Dadabacteria bacterium, a single genomic window includes:
- a CDS encoding TIR domain-containing protein, with protein MTYKYDVALSFAGEDRDFAEAVATMLRSQDVEVFYDEFNAAELWGKDLPVEFRKKYSTDSRYCIIVLSDYYLKKVWTIWELRNAIEKSIQEKGEEYILPVRLDGFSGEVPGLLDTIGYVSAKSTEPEKVVDLFLQKIGRKKQDEGRKLNKSNLSKSYIPKLGRSFSDQEKKKFLRESFEHIVSAIGGFAGETKNEYPNFEFEVENITTRKVLFTLYNNGSILTNLKIWINGGMGRDEIWMLHGTRIDVNEDKSTNEMIYVEEHEGELKLKPMGMLAFTHNVDFMSPQETAEYIWKAICSKFSY; from the coding sequence ATGACATATAAATATGATGTCGCCTTATCATTTGCGGGTGAAGACAGGGATTTTGCCGAAGCTGTGGCTACGATGCTTAGGTCGCAAGACGTGGAGGTTTTTTATGATGAATTTAATGCTGCAGAGTTATGGGGAAAAGACCTGCCGGTTGAATTTAGAAAAAAATATTCCACTGATAGCCGGTACTGCATAATAGTTCTTTCAGATTATTATCTAAAGAAAGTGTGGACTATATGGGAGCTTAGAAACGCTATAGAGAAAAGCATTCAAGAAAAAGGAGAAGAATATATACTTCCAGTTCGTCTTGATGGTTTTTCCGGCGAGGTTCCAGGGCTTCTTGACACGATTGGATATGTTTCTGCAAAAAGTACGGAACCTGAGAAGGTTGTGGACCTTTTTCTCCAGAAGATCGGAAGAAAGAAACAAGATGAGGGGCGAAAGCTGAATAAATCAAATTTATCAAAGTCCTATATACCTAAGCTTGGGAGATCCTTTTCCGATCAGGAAAAGAAAAAGTTTCTTAGGGAATCTTTTGAACACATAGTCTCCGCCATTGGTGGATTTGCGGGTGAAACTAAGAATGAATACCCGAACTTTGAATTTGAGGTCGAAAATATAACAACAAGGAAAGTCCTGTTTACTCTTTACAACAATGGAAGCATATTAACCAACTTGAAAATATGGATAAACGGGGGAATGGGGAGAGATGAAATTTGGATGCTACATGGGACCCGTATAGATGTGAACGAAGACAAATCAACAAACGAAATGATTTATGTGGAAGAACACGAAGGAGAACTTAAATTAAAACCCATGGGAATGTTAGCTTTTACACATAATGTAGATTTTATGTCTCCGCAAGAAACAGCAGAATATATCTGGAAAGCTATCTGCTCTAAATTTTCATATTAA
- a CDS encoding DnaJ domain-containing protein, whose product MSDLIKRLFGNSSSKKPVREDSTDDLIVERELRSNKNSVSDVYFRTMEKMQEAISKRDYEKAGRLVRENLEYIPKFVKETCAEYGSFDISSIPALQQGGTILAMLNDNEGLVRMREIVASTPELSPWVEKVEQHQRDLHLFQAILDAVKKHPNCLQTEVKGLVGETDGHRVANLISYLDKAGKIVRVKTGRAYNLLPSDSPNVPTPPPKRVVGSHRTHQNPPRLNEIDISSLSYVPLPRAPMRWEAQSAREQKEIPEPQNYFEVHDADWSITAIEKIPLEERPDTAFRQMHPTDSGLFIIDDLGNADGLGQIEAAALRYDRNGKLVAKKGLQHAVYRIGVHSLGHGLIAMSKDCVVHAYDDNLELALETALTQAPEILPLIKRLKIQEDQLKNHIRCVSLSQNATRYLFTAVDEAWCVDMEGKGLWGVKMPLQEGWTRVATPSNEFGTSDEVNKALSLMGLSLPLMPKDLKLRYHELARQLHPDLNPEDPQAHDRMKALNAAAEVLTGVDARSLPEYTGATFVAEMESMEFEVDGETFTLSLGMSADEAYASDWIYAAGFAANSDASYVASYSGRVVLVNEKGEGVRVYDIGSVPHRIVDTGDYLYLLTATRLYVLRDDALHALVDTFDGGDLIVAQTGFGLLEKKRLRWFHEDGKYLGSIISKDPIRRVYSKGNGIVVETRQRRAFVQGVSAWWE is encoded by the coding sequence ATGTCAGATTTAATAAAACGATTGTTCGGAAATAGTTCCTCTAAGAAACCGGTTCGAGAAGACAGTACTGACGACTTGATTGTTGAGCGAGAATTGCGGTCGAACAAGAATTCCGTGAGTGATGTTTACTTCAGAACCATGGAAAAGATGCAAGAGGCGATTTCGAAACGGGATTACGAAAAGGCGGGTCGACTTGTCCGTGAAAACCTAGAATACATTCCCAAGTTTGTAAAGGAGACCTGCGCCGAATACGGATCCTTTGATATTTCTTCAATCCCAGCTTTGCAGCAAGGTGGAACAATACTTGCCATGCTCAACGATAATGAGGGGCTTGTTCGGATGCGAGAGATAGTGGCTTCTACGCCTGAGCTTTCGCCGTGGGTCGAGAAGGTTGAGCAACATCAGCGTGACCTGCATCTGTTTCAGGCAATTCTTGATGCGGTTAAAAAGCACCCGAACTGTCTGCAGACCGAAGTCAAAGGACTAGTTGGGGAAACTGATGGACACCGAGTAGCAAATCTTATCTCCTATCTCGATAAGGCTGGTAAAATCGTGCGCGTCAAGACCGGGCGTGCATATAATTTATTACCTTCAGATTCACCTAATGTCCCAACACCTCCTCCAAAACGTGTTGTTGGGTCGCATCGTACGCACCAAAACCCACCGAGGCTAAATGAAATTGATATTTCCTCGCTCAGTTACGTGCCATTGCCCCGAGCGCCGATGCGGTGGGAGGCACAATCCGCTCGCGAACAAAAAGAGATTCCAGAGCCGCAGAATTACTTCGAAGTTCATGATGCTGACTGGAGCATTACGGCGATCGAGAAAATACCGCTAGAAGAACGTCCGGATACAGCATTCCGACAGATGCATCCGACAGATTCAGGACTCTTCATAATAGATGACCTGGGTAATGCCGACGGTCTTGGTCAAATCGAAGCGGCCGCATTGCGTTACGATAGAAACGGGAAACTAGTTGCAAAGAAAGGGCTACAACACGCAGTTTATCGCATCGGTGTTCATTCCTTGGGGCACGGCTTGATAGCGATGTCGAAGGACTGTGTTGTCCACGCGTACGATGACAACCTTGAGCTGGCTTTGGAAACCGCACTGACCCAAGCCCCTGAGATTCTTCCTCTAATAAAAAGACTCAAGATTCAGGAAGATCAACTCAAAAACCATATTCGTTGCGTCTCTCTATCCCAAAACGCAACCCGTTATCTCTTTACCGCCGTGGATGAGGCGTGGTGCGTAGACATGGAAGGCAAGGGTCTCTGGGGTGTGAAAATGCCCTTGCAGGAAGGTTGGACGCGGGTAGCTACACCTAGCAACGAATTCGGAACGAGCGACGAGGTGAACAAAGCGCTTTCTCTCATGGGTCTCTCACTTCCACTTATGCCGAAGGATTTAAAGTTACGCTATCACGAACTCGCTAGGCAGCTGCATCCCGACCTCAATCCAGAAGACCCGCAAGCCCATGACAGGATGAAGGCACTTAATGCGGCAGCAGAAGTGCTTACTGGAGTTGATGCTAGATCTCTCCCAGAATATACCGGCGCTACTTTCGTTGCTGAGATGGAAAGCATGGAGTTTGAGGTTGACGGTGAAACATTCACTTTAAGCCTTGGCATGTCGGCTGATGAAGCCTATGCCTCCGATTGGATTTATGCCGCAGGTTTTGCGGCGAACTCAGACGCATCTTACGTTGCCAGTTACTCTGGTCGCGTCGTTTTGGTCAATGAGAAGGGAGAAGGAGTTCGGGTATATGATATTGGCAGCGTGCCACACAGGATAGTGGACACCGGAGATTATCTCTATTTGCTGACGGCAACTAGGCTCTACGTGTTGCGTGACGACGCATTGCACGCACTCGTTGACACTTTTGATGGCGGTGACCTTATTGTCGCACAGACGGGTTTTGGGTTGCTTGAAAAAAAGCGCTTGCGCTGGTTTCATGAAGATGGGAAGTACCTTGGGAGCATTATATCAAAGGATCCTATTCGCCGCGTCTATTCAAAGGGTAACGGGATTGTCGTTGAGACGCGTCAGAGAAGAGCGTTTGTTCAGGGCGTTTCTGCCTGGTGGGAGTAA